The genomic window GATTTGGCTTATGATCCAATGTCTGCGGGAAGACAAATGGGCGGACACTTTGTAACGCATAGTTTAAACGAAGACGGTTCTTGGAAAGACTTAACAAAACAAAAAAATTCAAGCTCAGATATATCTCCAACTGCAGGACAAATGCCACGATTATTGGGATTGGCACAGGCTTCTAAAATCTATAGAAATGTTGACGGAATTACTACCAAAGACAAATTTTCTGTAAATGGAAATGAAGTTGCCTGGGGAACTATTGGTAATGCAAGTACTTCTGAAGGTTTGTTTTTTGAAACAATAAACGCTGCAGGAGTTTTACAGGTTCCGATGGTCATGAGTGTTTGGGATGATGAATACGGAATTTCTGTTCACGCCAGACATCAAACTACTAAAGAAAATATTTCTGAAATATTAAAAGGATATCAACGCGACGAAGATGCTAAAGGTTATGAAATCTTTAGAGTTAAAGGCTGGGATTATGCTGAATTAGTTTCAACATACGAAAGAGCTGGAGCAATTGCACGCGAAGAACATATTCCGGTTTTAATTCACGTAAACGAATTAACGCAGCCACAAGGCCACTCTACTTCTGGTTCTCACGAACGTTACAAAAACGCGGAAAGACTGGCTTGGGAAAAGGATTTTGACTGTATTCGTCAAATGCGTTTATGGATGATTGCTATTAATATTGCTTCTCCAGAAGAATTGGCAGAACTTGATTTTGAATTAAAGAAAGAGGTTCTTGAAGCTAAAAAAGAGGCTTGGAATTCTTTCATCAACCCAATTATAGAAGATCAAAAAAATCTTCTTAGTTTATTGGAACAAATTGCCGAAGCAAGTATTAATCATAAAGATAGAATCAGAAAGTTAATTTCTGAACTAGGCGCAATTAAAGCTCCTTTAAAAAAGGAATTATTGGTTTACGCTAGAAAGATTCTTCGTTTTATTGAAGTTCCAAACAGCAAATTGCTTTTATCGGAGTGGATTACAAATTTCATTACAGAAACACAGACAAGATTTAGCAGTAATCTGCATTCTGAATCTTCTCAAAATGTATTTTCTGTAGAAAAAGTGCTTCCTAAATATGCTGAAAATGCTAAACCAGATTTGGACGGAAGAATGATTCTGCGTGATAACTTTGATGCTTTATTTTCTAAATATCCAGAAACTTTAATTTTTGGTGAAGATGTTGGAAACATTGGCGACGTAAATCAAGGTTTAGAAGGCATGCAGGAAAAATACGGAGAACTTCGTGTTGCCGATGTCGGAATTCGTGAAGCAACTATTATCGGACAGGGAATTGGAATGGCTTTGAGAGGTTTACGTCCAATTGCTGAAATTCAATATTTAGATTATTTATTGTACGCTATTCAGATCATGAGTGACGATTTAGCTACTTTACAATATAGAACTGTTGGAAAACAAAAAGCACCATTAATCATTAGAACCCGCGGACACCGTTTGGAAGGAATCTGGCATTCTGGTTCTCCAATGGGAATGATTATCAATGCGATTCGTGGTATTCACGTTTTGGTTCCAAGAGATATGACCCAGGCCGCAGGGTTTTACAATACACTTTTAGAGTGCGACGAACCTGCTTTGGTAATTGAATGTTTAAATGGTTACCGCTTAAAAGAAAAAACACCTCTGAATTTTGGTGAATTTAAAACGCCGATTGGTGTCGTAGAAACCTTAAAAGAAGGTGCTGATATTACTTTAGTTTCTTACGGATCAACTTTAAGACTGGTGCAGCAGGCAGCTAACGAATTATTGGATTTAGGAATTGACTGCGAAGTTATTGATGTTCAATCTCTACTTCCGTTTGATATTAATAAAGATATTGTAAAAAGTATCGCTAAAACAAATCGTCTTTTAGTAATCGATGAAGATGTTCCTGGAGGAGCTTCGGCTTACATTTTACAGCAGATTTTAGAAGAGCAGGATGCTTATAAATACCTAGACAGTAAACCACAGACTCTAGCAGCAAAAGCACACAGACCAGCTTACGGAACTGATGGCGATTATTTCTCTAAACCTTCTGCTGAAGATATTTTTGAGAAAGTATATGATATGATGCATGAAGTTAATCCTTCTAAGTTTCCTAGTTTATACTAAGATTTAGAATGTTTTAGATAATAAAAAAAGCTCCAAAATTTTGGAGCTTTTTTATGTTTTTACCCAAAGTGATCACACTGTTTTGTCATTTCGACGAAGGAGAAATCTCCGCGAGAAACTCCACAATTTTAATCAATCTTTGTCGAGCTACTTACGGAGATTTCTCCTTCGTCGAAATGACAAGATTGTGGATATCTAATTTAAATTACCAAATTAATTAAATATCCTTCAACATTGCTCGAGCTCTTTCCAAATCCTCTGCAGTATCAATCCCAATACCGACATGAGTCGTTTCGACCATTTTAATGCGTTTTCCGAACTCTAAATATCGTAACTGCTCTAGTTTCTCTGAAGCTTCTAAAGATTTCATAGGAAGGCTGTAGAAATCTAATAAGGCCTGCTTTCTAAAAGCATAGATCCCGATATGCTGAAAATATCGTACTCCAACATTTTTCTCTCTCGGATATGGAATCACCGAACGAGAAAAATACAAGGCAAACTGCGATTGGTCTACGACAACTTTTACATGGTTCGGATTATTGATTTCATCTTCATTGGTTATTTCCCGCATTAGCGAAGCTAAATCAATCTTTTTATCTGTATCATTTTCAAAAACAGATAAAACTTGTGCCAAAGGTTCTGCTTCTGTAAAAGGCTCGTCGCCTTGAACATTCACCACAATATCAACATCCAGATCTGCAATTGCTTCCGCAATTCGGTCGCTTCCAGATTCGTGCTCCTTGATGCTCATAATCGCTTTTCCGCCATTTGAAACTATTTCATCAAAAATCAAATCAGAATCGGTTACAACAAAAACATCATCGAATAAGTTTGTTGCAACTGCCGCTTCATAAGTTCTTAAAATCACAGTTTTTCCTCCTAAATCCTGCATTAATTTTGCAGGAAAACGAGTTGAAGCATATCGGGCTGGAATTACCGCTATTATTTTCATTTTTCTATTTTTAAATTTATTTTTTCTCTGCGAATCTTTGTGACACTTTGCGTTATAACTTTACCACAGAGATACACAGAGTTTTCACAGAGATTCTCAAAGTTTTTTTACATCAATTTTACTGAAGTCATACTTAATGAACCTGCCAGTAATTTATCATTAAATAAACTCAATTCTTCTGATTTTTCTTTTAAACCTAAAGTGTACAGTAAAGGTAAATAATGTTCTGGTGTTGGAACTGCCAATTGAATGGCTTTATTCAATTTTTCAAAATCAATTAAAGGTTGGAAATTTCCATCAAGCAAATAATTGTTTACAGTTTCACGAGCTTCAATTGCCCAATCGTAACCGTAATTGTCTTTATCAAAATTTCTGAAATCGACCATTCTAAGATTGTGGACAATATTGCCACTTCCGATAATTAAAACGCCTTTATATCGCAATGCCTGTAATTTCTTAGCCAATTCAAAATGATACTGACCCGATTTGGTATAATCGATACTTAACTGAATTACAGGAACATCTGCATTCGGATACAAATGTTTAATCACACTCCACGCACCGTGATCTAAACCCCAATGTTCGTCTAATTCGACCATTACAGGATCTAAGATTTTCTGTGTTTCAACCGCTAGTTCGGGACTTCCTTTTGCGGGATACTGCACATCAAAAAGTGCCTGCGGAAAACCTCCAAAATCATGAATGGTTCTTGGCATTTCCATTGCTGTAACTTTCGTTCCTTTTGTAAACCAATGCGCAGAAACGCATAAGATTGCATTTGGCTGCGGCAATGTCTTAGCCAAATCACGAAAACCCGCCACAAACTGATTTTCCTCAATTGCATTCATCGGACTTCCGTGTCCCAAAAACAAAACTGGCATTTTATCAGTATTCGAAAACTTTGATGAAATGGAATGTAAATCGTTTAATGTTGTCATTGCTATATAATTTCAAACACCAATTTCACAGATTTACACAAATTGTTTTTTATTTAATTCGTGCTAATTCGTGAAATTCGTGTTTTATTCTTCAAAATTCTCGTCTTTAAATCCTATCAAATATAACTTATTTTTAGCACGTGTCATCGCCGTGTAAAGCCATCGTATGTAATCGCGGTCGATTCCGTTTGGCAAAAAAGGCTGTTCGATAAAAACGGTGTTCCACTGTCCACCTTGCGATTTATGACAGGTTATCGCGTAGGAAAATTTAACCTGTAATCCGTTGAAATATTCGTTTTCTTTTACCTTTTGAAAACGCTTGTATTTTGTAGATTCATCCTCGTAATCTTTCATTACTTCTTCGTACAAACGATTTGATTCTTCGTAAGTTAAAGATGGAGATTCACTTTTTAAAGTATCTAATATCAAAACCGTTTCAAAAGGTTTTTGATCAGGATAATCGACCATTCTTATTTTTACTTTCGCAAAAGTAAATCCGTACAATTCTTTAATTCCGAATAACTCCAAAACTTCGATAATATCTCCGTTAGCAATAAATCCAGCTTCATCTGTTTCTTTCAGCCAGAAATAATTGTTTTTTACCACCATCAAGAAATCTCCAACCGAAAGTTCGCTTTCTTTAAATAAAATTCGGCTTCTGATTTGCTCATTGTATTGATTGGCTCGTTTATTAGAACGAACAATAAAAGCAGTATCCTCAATGCTATAATTGCTATAGGCGGTATTAATCGCATCTTGGATATCGTAACCGTCTGTTAAACGAACAATATCTTTAAACTTCTTTACATTAAATCGGAACTCGGTTATAAAACTTTCTTTCAGCAATTCACGTAATTCTGTGGCGTTGTATAAAATTCCAGAGCTTTCTTCCTGACGCATTACTTCGTCTAGTTCGATATGCTCAATTTCTTTATCGTAATGAATTCCTAATGTCTGAATATCAAGTGCTGGACTAATATCTAAGTTTACCGGAGGAAGCTGCGCCGTATCTCCCAAAAGAATCATTTTACAATTATTTCCAGAATAGACATAATTAATTAAATCGTCCAGAAGTGAACCGCTGTCTAATGTGCTGTCTGAAATCATAGAGGCTTCATCGACGATAAAAATGGTGTTTTTATGTTTGTTTACCTGCTTGGTAAAAGCCACTCCTCCACCCGATGATTTTTTAGGAAAATATATTTTTTTATGAATCGTAAACGCTGGTGTATTTGAATAATTTGCAATTACTTTTGCGGCGCGTCCAGTTGGTGCCAGCAAAACAAACTTTTTATTAATATCTCCTAAATTATTGACAATAGTAGAGATTACCGTAGTCTTTCCCGTTCCAGCATATCCTTTCAAAACGAAAATGGTGTCGTTTTGAGGTTCCGTCAAAAAAATTGCAATTTTCTGAAAAAAAATATCCTGTTTGTGAGTTGGAGCAAAAGGAAATCGTTTTTGTAAAATACCGTAAAACAGTGCAGAATTCATAAAATAAAGTTGAAAGACAAAGATCGGTTTTTTAAATGGCAATGGCAAAATTCAAATTTTAAATTCCAAAATCAAATTCCAAATTCCAAACTTTTAAATTCAAAAATGCAGAATCCCTAAATAATCAGAAACAAACACTACAACTTATTCTATTTCAAATAAATAAACTTTTTCTTAACCTTAGATTAAAGGTTAATTCCATTTGTTTTTTGAAATTGCAGTTATAATTGTTCCTTTTTAATTTGTAAGTTTGTGGTCGCTTAAATTCTTTCTTGATTTAAAACAGGTAACGAATTGTAAATCAACTATGTCATTACAAAACACTAACATTACTTCAAAAAATTACAAAAAACTTTCTATTCAGGTTTCTCTGACTGGATTTTCATATTGCTGTTTTGATACTTTAAATAATGTCATTACATCGTTTAAAGAAATTCAATTTGATAATTCGAATAAATCAAGAAAAATTGAGGATTTATTTGCTGATGCATTTAAGAATAATCCTGAATTAAAAAACACGTACGATGAAGTAATGGTTATTCATACCAACAATCTTTCAACTTTTGTTCCGACTGCTTTGTTTGA from Flavobacterium fluviale includes these protein-coding regions:
- the kdsB gene encoding 3-deoxy-manno-octulosonate cytidylyltransferase produces the protein MKIIAVIPARYASTRFPAKLMQDLGGKTVILRTYEAAVATNLFDDVFVVTDSDLIFDEIVSNGGKAIMSIKEHESGSDRIAEAIADLDVDIVVNVQGDEPFTEAEPLAQVLSVFENDTDKKIDLASLMREITNEDEINNPNHVKVVVDQSQFALYFSRSVIPYPREKNVGVRYFQHIGIYAFRKQALLDFYSLPMKSLEASEKLEQLRYLEFGKRIKMVETTHVGIGIDTAEDLERARAMLKDI
- a CDS encoding alpha-ketoacid dehydrogenase subunit alpha/beta, which encodes MIKEKNNTTLTFEDFKTEVLNDYRIAVTSRECSLLGRKEVLTGKAKFGIFGDGKEVPQLAMAKAFKNGDFRSGYYRDQTFMMAIGELDAKQFFAGLYGHTDLAYDPMSAGRQMGGHFVTHSLNEDGSWKDLTKQKNSSSDISPTAGQMPRLLGLAQASKIYRNVDGITTKDKFSVNGNEVAWGTIGNASTSEGLFFETINAAGVLQVPMVMSVWDDEYGISVHARHQTTKENISEILKGYQRDEDAKGYEIFRVKGWDYAELVSTYERAGAIAREEHIPVLIHVNELTQPQGHSTSGSHERYKNAERLAWEKDFDCIRQMRLWMIAINIASPEELAELDFELKKEVLEAKKEAWNSFINPIIEDQKNLLSLLEQIAEASINHKDRIRKLISELGAIKAPLKKELLVYARKILRFIEVPNSKLLLSEWITNFITETQTRFSSNLHSESSQNVFSVEKVLPKYAENAKPDLDGRMILRDNFDALFSKYPETLIFGEDVGNIGDVNQGLEGMQEKYGELRVADVGIREATIIGQGIGMALRGLRPIAEIQYLDYLLYAIQIMSDDLATLQYRTVGKQKAPLIIRTRGHRLEGIWHSGSPMGMIINAIRGIHVLVPRDMTQAAGFYNTLLECDEPALVIECLNGYRLKEKTPLNFGEFKTPIGVVETLKEGADITLVSYGSTLRLVQQAANELLDLGIDCEVIDVQSLLPFDINKDIVKSIAKTNRLLVIDEDVPGGASAYILQQILEEQDAYKYLDSKPQTLAAKAHRPAYGTDGDYFSKPSAEDIFEKVYDMMHEVNPSKFPSLY
- the ygiD gene encoding 4,5-DOPA-extradiol-dioxygenase, with translation MTTLNDLHSISSKFSNTDKMPVLFLGHGSPMNAIEENQFVAGFRDLAKTLPQPNAILCVSAHWFTKGTKVTAMEMPRTIHDFGGFPQALFDVQYPAKGSPELAVETQKILDPVMVELDEHWGLDHGAWSVIKHLYPNADVPVIQLSIDYTKSGQYHFELAKKLQALRYKGVLIIGSGNIVHNLRMVDFRNFDKDNYGYDWAIEARETVNNYLLDGNFQPLIDFEKLNKAIQLAVPTPEHYLPLLYTLGLKEKSEELSLFNDKLLAGSLSMTSVKLM
- a CDS encoding ATP-dependent DNA helicase yields the protein MNSALFYGILQKRFPFAPTHKQDIFFQKIAIFLTEPQNDTIFVLKGYAGTGKTTVISTIVNNLGDINKKFVLLAPTGRAAKVIANYSNTPAFTIHKKIYFPKKSSGGGVAFTKQVNKHKNTIFIVDEASMISDSTLDSGSLLDDLINYVYSGNNCKMILLGDTAQLPPVNLDISPALDIQTLGIHYDKEIEHIELDEVMRQEESSGILYNATELRELLKESFITEFRFNVKKFKDIVRLTDGYDIQDAINTAYSNYSIEDTAFIVRSNKRANQYNEQIRSRILFKESELSVGDFLMVVKNNYFWLKETDEAGFIANGDIIEVLELFGIKELYGFTFAKVKIRMVDYPDQKPFETVLILDTLKSESPSLTYEESNRLYEEVMKDYEDESTKYKRFQKVKENEYFNGLQVKFSYAITCHKSQGGQWNTVFIEQPFLPNGIDRDYIRWLYTAMTRAKNKLYLIGFKDENFEE